A part of Neodiprion pinetum isolate iyNeoPine1 chromosome 4, iyNeoPine1.2, whole genome shotgun sequence genomic DNA contains:
- the LOC124218074 gene encoding fatty acyl-CoA reductase wat, with protein sequence MVEVLMESGGQEVVVADSCGSTPDTPADFPSKPVEMSVPPTKLTTLQEFYTGQSIFITGGTGFLGKLLIDKLLRKCPGIVSIYLLVRAKKGKDVHQRAEEIFDDPLFERLKEEVPKFRHQIVPVAGDCNAPGLGLTPIDRSTITREVSVVFHGAATVRFDEKLKLAVAINVQAPKDILELCKEMPKLKSILHVSTAYANCPQEQIDEKFYDPPIEYKKLLTLVDCVNEKFLDEITPELLGKWPNTYAYTKAVAEHVIREEAGDLPVGMFRPAIVISTYQEPIRGWIDNMYGPTGVAAGAGTGLLRSLHCNGSIQANVVPGDMTVNAMIAAAWDVAEMKRKNKNGSEIPIYNYCSRDNPITWDDLKEMSEKYGIAFPSIKAMWYYSFRNTKSKVFHLFLVYVLHLLPALVIDTATICVGKEPRLLKIYKKIHKFMTVLNYFTTHEWKFSTEMVNKLHGKLEPEDRKIFFFDIKSIVWDTYFQTYMKGIRIYLIKDPLDTLRQARIRWQKLYWIHQGFKLLLAYVFLRVSWLTVSTVLSVVA encoded by the exons ATGGTGGAAGTTTTGATGGAATCCGGTGGACAAGAAGTGGTGGTGGCCGATAGCTGCGGATCGACGCCGGACACCCCGGCGGATTTTCCGTCAAAGCCAGTCGAGATGTCAGTTCCTCCAACGAAATTAACCACGCTTCAAGAGTTCTATACAGGGCAGAGTATCTTCATCACCGGAGGCACAGGATTCCTGGGCAAACTGCTGATCGACAAACTGCTGCGAAAATGCCCCGGGATCGTTTCGATCTACCTCCTCGTTCGCGCGAAGAAGGGAAAGGATGTGCACCAAAGAGCCGAAGAAATCTTTGACGATCCG CTTTTTGAGCGACTCAAGGAAGAAGTGCCCAAATTCCGTCACCAAATTGTCCCCGTAGCGGGCGACTGCAATGCTCCTGGACTCGGACTGACACCGATTGACAGATCGACCATCACCAGAGAAGTCTCTGTTGTATTCCACGGAGCTGCCACGGTCAGgtttgacgaaaaattaaaactcgCCGTCGCCATCAACGTTCAAGCACCGAAGGACATACTGGAGCTTTGCAAGGAAATGCCCAAGCTCAAG TCCATCCTACACGTGTCGACGGCATACGCAAACTGCCCGCAGGAGCAAATAGACGAGAAATTCTACGACCCCCCGATAGAATACAAGAAGCTTCTTACGTTGGTTGACTGCGTAAATGAGAAATTCCTCGACGAAATCACACCAGA ATTGCTGGGGAAATGGCCTAACACATATGCATACACAAAAGCGGTTGCTGAGCACGTTATCAGGGAAGAGGCTGGAGATTTGCCCGTTGGAATGTTCCGTCCAGCAATTG TGATTTCCACATATCAAGAACCGATCAGGGGATGGATAGACAACATGTACGGTCCAACCGGGGTGGCAGCTGGAGCTGGAACAGGTTTGCTTCGATCTCTGCACTGTAACGGATCTATCCAGGCGAATGTAGTGCCCGGCGATATGACTGTTAACGCGATGATAGCCGCTGCCTGGGACGTGGCCGAAATGAAAAG aaaaaataaaaacggctCGGAAATCCCCATCTATAATTACTGCAGCCGGGACAACCCCATCACCTGGGACGATTTGAAGGAAATGTCTGAAAAGTATGGGATCGCATTTCCCTCTATAAAAGCGATGTGGTACTACAGCTTCCGAAATACGAAGAGCAAAGTCTTTCACCTCTTTCTAGTCTACGTACTTCACCTTTTACCAGCCCTTGTGATCGACACGGCGACGATATGCGTTGGAAAGGAGCCGCG ATTACTCAAGATTTACAAGAAAATTCACAAATTCATGACGGTACTAAACTACTTTACTACCCACGAATGGAAATTCTCAACGGAGATGGTTAACAAGCTGCACGGCAAGCTTGAACCGGAAGATAGAAAGATCTTCTTCTTTGACATAAAGAGTATCGTTTGGGATACGTATTTCCAAACGTACATGAAAGGCATCCGGATATACCTGATCAAGGACCCCCTCGACACTCTCCGACAAGCAAGAATCAGATGGCAAAA ATTGTATTGGATTCATCAAGGTTTCAAGCTGTTACTTGCCTATGTGTTTCTAAGAGTGTCGTGGCTTACAGTGTCTACGGTTCTTTCCGTTGTTGCTTag